From one Desulfuromonas thiophila genomic stretch:
- a CDS encoding FkbM family methyltransferase — MKKKIQVAERTFQVESDDQYLQQMSDPFDPALVALLWALVPRDAVVADIGANIGLTVLALSQMAREVRAFEPSPTTFAFLQRNLACSGVVNVHVSNIGFGAESAQSTITFAANNRSGGYVSTKIRPEKDHVTENIVIEVFDVYCKKNNFFPSFIKIDVEGFELEVLSGANKFIAEYKPVVFFEMNHFCLNVLHRVTVPDFIDSIKKIFPYLYAIDHDNSSIVDLYDQELCYRVMYEHVVNHRYPNIVGCFDASVRNRLASLVSVPVAQEAPPSSSFHCFISSRDVLRAAWRRLRHLCCFWRPKIRNPEGMLQVSALPSACLAGELLEIPLRVCNSGMQSWYGVGRYPVRLSYHWQDDAGASVVYEGLRTPLQHDRISPGTEVTERIRVLAPDQPGVYTLQLTLVQEAVIWFENGSFRSCFHTINILPND; from the coding sequence TTGAAAAAAAAGATTCAGGTTGCAGAAAGAACCTTTCAGGTTGAATCGGATGACCAGTATCTGCAGCAGATGTCTGATCCTTTCGATCCGGCGCTGGTGGCTTTGTTATGGGCGTTGGTGCCACGCGATGCTGTCGTGGCCGACATCGGTGCCAATATCGGTTTGACTGTCTTGGCACTCTCGCAGATGGCGCGGGAGGTGCGGGCGTTTGAGCCGAGTCCGACAACCTTTGCTTTTTTGCAGCGCAATCTGGCGTGTTCCGGCGTGGTCAATGTCCATGTGAGCAATATCGGATTTGGCGCTGAATCAGCGCAATCGACGATTACTTTCGCTGCCAATAATCGGTCTGGGGGGTACGTCAGCACAAAGATTCGCCCTGAGAAAGATCATGTGACTGAGAACATAGTGATAGAAGTTTTTGATGTTTATTGTAAAAAAAATAATTTTTTCCCTAGTTTTATTAAAATTGATGTTGAGGGCTTTGAACTTGAGGTTTTATCTGGCGCAAATAAATTTATTGCAGAATACAAGCCAGTTGTTTTTTTTGAAATGAATCATTTTTGTCTTAATGTCTTGCACCGTGTGACGGTTCCAGATTTTATCGACAGCATAAAGAAAATATTTCCTTATCTTTATGCCATTGATCATGATAATTCTTCAATAGTTGATCTCTACGATCAAGAACTTTGTTACCGGGTTATGTATGAACATGTTGTAAACCATCGTTATCCCAACATTGTAGGGTGTTTTGATGCCTCAGTGCGGAATCGTCTTGCCAGCCTTGTTTCTGTGCCCGTAGCACAGGAAGCGCCGCCTTCCTCGTCTTTCCATTGTTTTATCAGCAGTAGGGATGTGTTGCGGGCAGCATGGCGCCGACTGAGGCATTTGTGCTGTTTCTGGAGACCGAAAATTCGCAACCCCGAAGGGATGTTGCAGGTAAGTGCCCTGCCTTCTGCCTGCCTGGCAGGAGAGTTGCTCGAAATTCCGTTGCGGGTATGCAATTCAGGGATGCAAAGTTGGTATGGTGTGGGCAGGTATCCGGTGCGGTTGAGCTATCATTGGCAAGATGATGCCGGAGCCAGCGTTGTCTACGAAGGATTGCGTACCCCTCTGCAGCACGACCGAATTAGTCCAGGTACAGAGGTTACAGAACGGATCCGGGTTCTGGCGCCGGATCAACCGGGAGTCTATACCCTGCAGCTGACCCTGGTGCAGGAGGCCGTTATCTGGTTTGAAAACGGTAGTTTTCGCAGTTGCTTTCACACGATCAACATCCTGCCCAATGATTGA
- a CDS encoding TolC family protein: MLKQLIILALAVLLPVPVLAAPPAALTGNLTLEDCIQQGLTYNPQVHAYALAIDESDQAVLEAWGAFLPTLSLGYNVNDLSNNSDTERDTDYLDQNSQSLNVRLTQPLFTSFSGVAGVKRARQSRDYRRAELDFMRQQLVREVSTSFYSHLQASQRAAQWQASVERLQRQKEIAAAWVAQELAPRLRLLETEVELSNARHELIRAQSQQQIAAAQLRQWLALDARAPLNLQGEFAPEQSLSPCGQLGDCLQLALQQRPDLQLAQLSIEMARQDAHAVLARNLPQAQIEGGWTDYQREYDDPLYPEDDREYYSVSLNLSMKPFQGGRNLAAWRKQRIAVDRYSHQLAATRHQITSDVETRYQQLQEAGARIHTAETALNEARAAYQVAERSAELGIVSLDDLLNAELRLTRAEINLIDSRAEAALARVQLDYAIGTPVR; encoded by the coding sequence ATGCTGAAACAGTTGATCATCCTGGCCCTTGCCGTGCTGCTGCCGGTGCCGGTTCTGGCGGCGCCGCCGGCGGCCCTGACGGGCAACCTGACGCTGGAGGATTGCATCCAGCAGGGCCTGACCTACAATCCCCAGGTTCACGCCTACGCCCTGGCGATTGATGAAAGTGACCAGGCGGTGCTGGAAGCCTGGGGTGCCTTTCTGCCGACCCTGAGCCTGGGTTACAATGTCAACGATCTGTCCAACAACAGCGACACCGAACGCGATACCGATTATCTCGACCAGAACAGCCAGAGCCTCAATGTGCGGCTGACGCAACCGTTGTTCACCAGCTTTTCCGGTGTGGCCGGTGTCAAACGGGCGCGCCAGTCGCGCGATTATCGCCGCGCCGAGCTCGATTTCATGCGCCAGCAACTGGTGCGGGAAGTCTCTACCAGCTTCTACAGCCATCTGCAGGCCAGCCAGCGCGCCGCCCAGTGGCAGGCTTCCGTCGAACGTTTGCAGCGCCAGAAAGAGATTGCCGCCGCCTGGGTGGCCCAGGAACTGGCGCCGCGCCTGCGCCTGCTCGAAACCGAGGTGGAATTGTCCAATGCCCGTCACGAACTGATTCGCGCGCAATCACAGCAGCAGATCGCCGCCGCCCAGCTGCGCCAGTGGCTGGCCCTCGATGCTCGCGCACCGCTGAACCTGCAGGGCGAGTTCGCGCCCGAGCAGAGCCTGTCGCCCTGTGGTCAGCTCGGTGACTGCCTGCAGTTGGCCCTGCAGCAGCGGCCCGATCTGCAGCTGGCTCAGCTCAGCATCGAGATGGCGCGGCAGGATGCCCACGCCGTCCTGGCACGCAATCTGCCCCAGGCGCAGATCGAAGGCGGCTGGACCGACTACCAGCGCGAATACGATGATCCGCTCTATCCCGAGGACGATCGCGAATATTACAGTGTCAGCCTCAACCTGAGCATGAAACCCTTTCAGGGCGGCCGCAATCTGGCGGCCTGGCGCAAGCAACGTATCGCCGTCGATCGCTACAGCCACCAGCTGGCGGCCACCCGCCACCAGATCACCAGCGACGTTGAAACCCGCTACCAGCAGCTGCAGGAAGCCGGCGCCCGCATCCACACCGCCGAAACCGCCCTTAACGAGGCGCGTGCCGCCTATCAGGTGGCTGAACGTTCGGCCGAGTTGGGCATCGTCTCGCTCGACGATCTGCTCAATGCCGAACTGCGCCTGACCCGCGCCGAAATCAACCTGATCGATTCCCGCGCCGAAGCCGCCCTGGCCCGCGTGCAGCTCGATTACGCCATTGGCACGCCGGTACGCTGA
- a CDS encoding type I secretion system permease/ATPase yields MKSFFKKWRPYLIFGALFSMFINALQLTFPIYMLQIYDRVLSSYSMPTLYAITLAAIVSLIVMAALEFVRSRLLVRCGVAIDQALSRDVLDSVLKQAVNSTPAQQQASLRDVNVLRNFFGGNAIFTLFDIPWTPLFLAAIYILHPLLGLVATGGAVLLIVFAVINEKVTRQPLDAANTVNGFSAKFVEAARRNAQTVYSMGMMPGVTQRWQEFNDTVTKLQTQASRQAGMVQSLSGWLRQSMQVFIYGVGAWLTLEGQATAGCMIASSIVMGKALAPVQMGIGSWKSMIEARGAWKRLDALFSQPKPEDGMDLPAPQGELTAEHASFAIQGNAILRDIHFVLPAGESLGLIGPSGAGKSTLCRLLLGLWPASAGKVRLDGHDIYAWQQEKLGPYLGYLPQDIELFSGTIAENIARLGTVDSEEVIRAAQQAGVHELILSLPKGYDTRVGEGGQTLSGGQRQRIGLARALYGRPRLVILDEPNSNLDDEGEGALLRSFAALKEQGTTLVVVSHKPALLAGMDKLLLLKAGQMSLYGPRDAVLAKLMEARNAQQVAG; encoded by the coding sequence ATGAAGAGTTTTTTCAAGAAATGGCGTCCCTATCTGATTTTTGGGGCGCTGTTCAGCATGTTTATCAATGCCCTGCAGCTGACCTTTCCCATCTATATGCTGCAGATCTATGATCGCGTGCTGTCGAGTTACAGCATGCCGACGCTTTACGCCATTACACTGGCGGCGATAGTCTCCCTGATAGTGATGGCGGCGCTGGAGTTTGTCCGCTCGCGGCTGCTGGTGCGCTGCGGCGTGGCCATCGATCAGGCGTTGAGTCGCGATGTGCTTGACAGCGTCCTGAAACAGGCGGTCAACAGCACCCCGGCGCAGCAGCAGGCCAGCCTGCGCGATGTCAATGTGTTGCGCAACTTCTTTGGTGGCAACGCCATCTTCACGTTGTTTGACATTCCTTGGACGCCATTGTTTCTTGCGGCCATCTATATCCTGCACCCCCTGCTTGGCCTGGTGGCGACAGGCGGGGCTGTTTTGCTGATTGTTTTTGCGGTAATCAATGAAAAGGTTACCCGCCAGCCGCTGGATGCCGCCAACACCGTCAATGGCTTCTCAGCCAAGTTTGTCGAAGCTGCCCGCCGCAATGCCCAAACCGTCTACAGTATGGGCATGATGCCTGGCGTGACCCAGCGCTGGCAGGAATTTAATGACACCGTAACCAAATTGCAGACCCAGGCCAGCCGTCAGGCCGGCATGGTGCAGTCACTGTCGGGCTGGTTGCGTCAGTCCATGCAGGTGTTTATCTACGGTGTAGGTGCCTGGCTGACGCTGGAGGGGCAGGCTACCGCCGGCTGTATGATTGCTTCGTCGATTGTCATGGGCAAGGCGCTGGCTCCGGTACAAATGGGCATAGGTTCCTGGAAGAGCATGATCGAGGCACGGGGGGCCTGGAAGCGGCTTGATGCGCTATTTTCTCAGCCAAAGCCTGAAGACGGGATGGATTTGCCGGCGCCTCAAGGGGAACTGACCGCCGAACATGCCAGTTTTGCCATTCAAGGCAACGCCATTTTGCGTGACATTCATTTTGTTCTCCCGGCCGGAGAGTCTCTCGGCCTGATCGGTCCGTCCGGTGCTGGCAAAAGCACCCTGTGTCGTCTGCTGCTGGGGCTGTGGCCGGCCAGCGCTGGCAAGGTTCGTCTCGACGGTCATGATATCTATGCCTGGCAGCAGGAAAAACTCGGCCCTTATCTGGGCTATTTGCCGCAGGATATCGAATTGTTCAGTGGCACCATTGCCGAAAACATTGCCCGTCTCGGTACGGTGGATTCCGAGGAGGTCATTCGTGCCGCTCAACAAGCCGGCGTTCACGAATTGATCCTCTCCCTGCCCAAGGGCTATGACACCCGGGTGGGTGAGGGTGGACAGACCCTTTCGGGTGGTCAGCGCCAGCGTATTGGCTTGGCCCGTGCCCTCTATGGCCGGCCGCGTCTGGTCATTCTCGACGAGCCAAACTCCAATCTTGACGATGAAGGTGAGGGGGCGCTTCTTCGGTCGTTCGCCGCATTAAAGGAACAAGGCACGACGTTGGTCGTGGTTTCGCATAAACCAGCGCTGCTGGCCGGTATGGACAAACTGTTGCTGCTCAAGGCCGGGCAGATGTCGCTTTATGGGCCACGCGACGCGGTATTGGCCAAGTTGATGGAAGCCCGCAATGCCCAGCAGGTGGCGGGTTGA
- a CDS encoding HlyD family type I secretion periplasmic adaptor subunit: MSDSDNENQQDHLTPDKASIRWWQRLRKNRISAEEYAQLQDETTPPPSLPIQFSDSRRIILWGLLIIGLFFGLGGLWISLAEISGAVIANGEVRIDTERKTVQHLEGGIIREILVRNGDVVEAGQPLILLDSSRVTAATDQLRLQIMGAKLDEVRLQAEKELATRVDWPAAIEGVAPQQYAELLDSVQKVFSSGRQALETQTDLLRKQIDQLSEQDRSLAARQQAEEQIIAALQEELDAKQVLYESQYIDKTHILSLRRAIAEHQGLKAQLQGNQAELREKIAEFQLRISGLETDYRQRASNRQAEVQQRLFDLQQQLLPLLDASARLTVTAPVAGEVVALQVHSRGGVISPGQPLLDIVPKDSPLIVESQIMVKDITHLYKGQPADVQLLAFSQRTTPKVDGKVVYISADRLLQKTPYGDQPAYIVHIEIDKQMLYDNDLYLTAGMPAAVFIRTKPRTVLDYIIEPLKENFDRALREN, encoded by the coding sequence ATGTCCGATTCCGACAATGAAAACCAGCAAGATCATTTAACTCCTGACAAAGCATCGATTCGCTGGTGGCAGCGTCTGCGTAAAAACCGCATCAGCGCCGAGGAATATGCCCAGTTGCAGGACGAGACCACGCCGCCGCCGAGTCTGCCGATTCAGTTCAGTGACAGCCGTCGCATCATCCTCTGGGGGTTGCTGATCATCGGTCTGTTTTTCGGCCTGGGCGGCCTGTGGATCAGCCTGGCCGAGATCAGCGGCGCGGTCATTGCCAATGGCGAGGTGCGTATCGATACCGAGCGTAAAACGGTTCAGCATCTTGAGGGCGGCATCATCCGCGAGATCCTGGTGCGCAACGGCGATGTGGTCGAAGCCGGCCAGCCGTTGATCCTGCTCGACAGCTCGCGGGTGACGGCAGCCACGGATCAACTGCGACTGCAGATCATGGGTGCCAAGCTCGACGAGGTGCGGCTGCAGGCGGAAAAGGAGCTGGCCACGCGGGTTGACTGGCCGGCAGCCATCGAGGGTGTCGCGCCGCAGCAGTATGCCGAACTGCTCGATAGTGTGCAGAAGGTGTTCAGCAGTGGCCGGCAGGCGCTGGAGACTCAGACCGATCTGCTGCGCAAGCAGATTGATCAGCTCAGCGAGCAGGACCGCAGTCTGGCTGCCCGTCAGCAGGCCGAGGAGCAGATCATCGCTGCCTTGCAGGAAGAACTCGATGCCAAGCAGGTGTTGTACGAAAGCCAGTACATTGATAAGACCCATATTCTCAGTTTGCGGCGCGCCATTGCCGAGCATCAGGGCCTCAAGGCCCAGCTGCAGGGCAATCAGGCCGAACTGCGCGAGAAGATCGCTGAGTTCCAGTTGCGTATCAGCGGCCTCGAAACGGATTATCGCCAGCGAGCCAGCAATCGACAGGCCGAGGTGCAGCAGCGGCTGTTCGATCTGCAGCAGCAGCTGTTGCCGCTGCTGGATGCCAGTGCGCGCCTGACGGTAACGGCGCCGGTGGCTGGCGAGGTGGTCGCCTTGCAGGTCCATTCGCGTGGCGGTGTCATCAGCCCGGGTCAGCCGCTGCTGGATATCGTGCCCAAGGACAGTCCGCTGATCGTCGAAAGCCAGATCATGGTCAAGGATATCACCCATCTGTACAAGGGCCAGCCGGCCGATGTGCAGCTGCTGGCCTTCAGTCAACGCACCACGCCCAAGGTCGATGGTAAGGTGGTGTACATCTCTGCCGACCGCTTGCTGCAGAAAACCCCCTATGGCGATCAGCCGGCCTACATCGTTCATATCGAGATTGACAAGCAGATGCTCTACGATAACGATCTGTATCTCACTGCTGGCATGCCGGCGGCGGTGTTTATCCGTACCAAGCCACGCACGGTGCTTGATTACATCATCGAGCCGCTGAAAGAAAACTTCGACCGTGCCCTGCGGGAGAACTGA
- the gmd gene encoding GDP-mannose 4,6-dehydratase, with protein MKTAVITGITGQDGAYLAQLLLEKDYRVYGAYRRSSSVAFWRIAELGIADHPHLHLVEYDLTDLSASIRLLQNTRPQEVYNLAAQSFVGVSFDQPLTTAEITGLGPVHLLEAIRIVNPEIRFYQASTSEMFGKVQAIPQNEFTPFYPRSPYGVAKLYAHWMTVNYRESYGLFAASGILFNHESPLRGSEFVTRKITAAVARRATGQVEVLELGNLDARRDWGYAREYVEGMYRMLQTDQPDTFVLATGRTETVRDFVRLAFQAIDIDLEWQGVAEQEEGRDRRTGQLCVRVNSCFYRPAEVDLLIGDASKARHELDWQARTTLEQLCQLMVDADLRRCQHSGQH; from the coding sequence ATGAAAACCGCTGTTATTACCGGTATCACAGGTCAGGATGGTGCCTATCTCGCCCAGTTGCTGCTGGAAAAGGATTATCGGGTCTATGGCGCTTACCGTCGGTCGAGTTCGGTTGCCTTCTGGCGGATCGCCGAACTGGGCATCGCAGACCATCCTCATCTGCATCTGGTTGAGTATGATCTTACCGACCTCTCCGCCAGCATTCGCCTGTTGCAGAACACCCGACCGCAAGAGGTCTACAATCTCGCGGCACAGAGTTTTGTCGGGGTGTCGTTTGATCAACCCCTGACCACGGCTGAAATTACCGGGCTCGGGCCGGTTCACCTGCTGGAGGCGATTCGTATTGTTAATCCGGAAATCCGTTTTTACCAGGCTTCCACCTCGGAGATGTTCGGCAAGGTTCAGGCGATTCCGCAGAATGAATTTACCCCGTTTTATCCGCGAAGTCCTTACGGTGTTGCCAAGCTGTATGCGCACTGGATGACAGTGAATTATCGCGAGAGCTACGGATTGTTCGCTGCCAGCGGAATCCTTTTTAATCATGAATCGCCCTTGCGCGGCAGCGAATTCGTGACCCGGAAGATCACCGCCGCTGTTGCTCGCAGGGCCACAGGACAAGTCGAGGTGCTTGAGCTCGGCAACCTTGATGCCAGACGCGACTGGGGCTATGCCCGCGAATATGTCGAGGGTATGTACCGCATGCTCCAAACGGACCAACCTGATACCTTTGTTCTGGCTACCGGTCGGACGGAAACCGTGCGCGATTTTGTCCGGCTGGCGTTTCAGGCCATCGATATCGACTTGGAATGGCAGGGTGTGGCAGAGCAGGAGGAAGGTCGGGATCGGCGCACGGGGCAGCTCTGCGTACGGGTTAACTCCTGTTTTTATCGCCCCGCCGAGGTTGATCTGCTCATTGGTGATGCCAGCAAGGCCCGCCACGAATTAGACTGGCAGGCGCGAACGACACTTGAGCAGCTTTGCCAGTTGATGGTTGATGCCGACCTGCGCCGCTGCCAGCACAGCGGTCAGCACTGA
- a CDS encoding glycosyltransferase, producing MRVLHVYRTYFPDSQGGLEEAIRQLCRATTSRGVQNRIFTLSPCPRPAVLQRPEAEVHRFPRTCEIASCGISVSALAGFRALVDWADLVHYQFPWPFADFLHLAACVRKPALVSYQADIVRQQGWLRLYRPLMRQFLARMAAVVATSPQYAASSPVLSAMRDRLQVIPLGLDPASYPVPSADRQQEVLRRFGRDYFLFVGVLRYYKGLSFLLEAARHAPFQVVVAGSGPLESLLHRQVRELGLSNVHFAGHVDDATKVALLQQARALVFPSHLRSEAFGMALLEGALFARPLISCEIGSGMSYINQHNQTGLIVPPEDPFALRQAMLQLYQDEVLAARLGAGAYQRFLQLFTAERMAEQYLHLYRWILGSSP from the coding sequence ATGAGGGTGCTTCATGTTTATCGCACCTATTTTCCTGACAGCCAGGGGGGGCTGGAGGAAGCGATACGTCAGCTGTGCCGTGCCACTACTTCTCGGGGCGTACAGAACCGTATTTTTACGTTGAGTCCCTGTCCGCGGCCGGCAGTTCTGCAACGTCCCGAGGCCGAGGTGCATCGTTTTCCCCGAACATGCGAAATCGCATCCTGTGGCATCTCGGTTTCCGCCTTGGCAGGATTCAGAGCGTTGGTGGATTGGGCCGATCTGGTGCACTACCAGTTCCCTTGGCCCTTTGCCGATTTTCTGCATCTGGCGGCTTGCGTGCGCAAGCCGGCGCTGGTTAGCTATCAAGCCGATATTGTACGGCAACAGGGCTGGCTGCGACTTTACCGACCCCTGATGCGGCAGTTTCTTGCCCGTATGGCTGCCGTTGTGGCCACTTCACCCCAGTACGCGGCCAGCAGCCCGGTGCTTTCTGCCATGAGGGATCGGCTCCAGGTGATTCCTCTGGGACTGGATCCGGCCAGCTATCCTGTGCCGAGTGCAGACCGGCAGCAGGAGGTGCTGCGGCGTTTCGGACGGGATTATTTCCTGTTTGTCGGTGTTCTGCGTTATTACAAGGGGCTGTCTTTTCTTCTGGAAGCCGCCCGGCACGCTCCTTTCCAGGTGGTTGTCGCCGGTAGCGGTCCGCTGGAGAGCCTGTTGCATCGACAGGTCCGTGAACTGGGCCTTTCCAATGTTCATTTTGCCGGGCATGTTGATGATGCGACCAAGGTGGCTTTGTTGCAGCAGGCGCGCGCCCTGGTTTTCCCTTCGCATCTGCGCAGCGAAGCTTTTGGCATGGCGCTGCTGGAAGGGGCCCTGTTTGCCAGGCCGCTGATCAGCTGCGAAATCGGATCGGGAATGAGCTATATCAATCAGCATAATCAGACCGGATTGATCGTGCCGCCAGAGGATCCATTTGCGTTACGTCAGGCCATGCTGCAACTGTATCAGGACGAGGTTCTTGCCGCGCGCCTGGGTGCAGGCGCATACCAGCGTTTTCTGCAGTTGTTTACTGCGGAACGCATGGCTGAACAATATCTTCATCTTTATCGCTGGATTCTTGGGTCCTCGCCATAG
- a CDS encoding GDP-mannose 4,6-dehydratase, which yields MSSKRLLITGAGGFVGQRLVRFLRQQASWNTAELQLWDAHANEGDTIKVDLCQASLVDRAVADFLPTAVVHLAAQSHVPTAWQQPELTWQVNCFGTLSLLEALRRHVPTAGVLFVGTAEVYGASFKTAVPLDESASLQPLNPYAASKAAADLMAGQYAAGGLRIVRLRPFNHIGPGQREDFVASSFAAQIARIECGLQPGVIRVGNLQAQRDFLDVADVVRAYALALERLDWLPAGLVLNLCSGVPRRIAEILELLCRQTRCPIRIETDPDRLRPVDIPLAYGRCDAAQHWLGWEPQIPFTHTLSLLLDDWRDRVQRDGRSGSVS from the coding sequence ATGTCGTCCAAGCGCCTGCTCATAACGGGTGCCGGTGGTTTTGTCGGTCAGAGGCTGGTGCGATTTTTGCGGCAGCAGGCCTCTTGGAACACCGCTGAACTGCAGTTGTGGGATGCCCATGCCAACGAAGGTGACACCATTAAGGTCGATTTGTGCCAGGCTTCGCTTGTCGACCGGGCGGTTGCTGATTTTTTGCCAACCGCTGTTGTTCATCTGGCGGCCCAATCGCATGTCCCTACGGCCTGGCAGCAGCCGGAACTTACCTGGCAGGTCAACTGTTTCGGTACACTGTCGTTGCTCGAAGCCTTGCGCCGTCATGTTCCCACAGCCGGAGTTCTCTTTGTCGGCACGGCCGAGGTCTATGGTGCTTCCTTTAAAACCGCAGTTCCCCTCGATGAATCCGCGTCGTTGCAGCCACTGAATCCCTATGCGGCCAGTAAGGCGGCTGCCGATCTCATGGCTGGCCAGTATGCTGCCGGCGGATTGCGTATCGTCCGCCTGCGGCCATTCAATCATATCGGTCCGGGGCAACGGGAAGACTTTGTCGCCTCCTCTTTCGCTGCGCAGATTGCCCGCATTGAATGCGGCCTGCAGCCGGGCGTCATCCGGGTCGGAAACCTTCAGGCGCAACGCGATTTTCTTGATGTTGCCGATGTGGTGCGGGCCTATGCCCTGGCCCTGGAACGTCTTGACTGGTTGCCGGCGGGTTTGGTGCTGAATCTGTGTAGTGGTGTGCCTCGTCGCATTGCCGAGATACTGGAATTGCTCTGCCGTCAAACCCGCTGCCCGATTCGCATCGAAACCGATCCTGACCGCCTGCGACCTGTGGACATCCCCCTGGCCTATGGTCGCTGTGACGCCGCGCAGCATTGGCTGGGTTGGGAACCGCAGATACCCTTTACCCACACCCTCAGTTTGCTGCTCGATGATTGGCGTGACCGGGTGCAACGGGACGGCCGATCTGGAAGTGTGTCATGA